One window of the Tubulanus polymorphus chromosome 11, tnTubPoly1.2, whole genome shotgun sequence genome contains the following:
- the LOC141912677 gene encoding organic cation/carnitine transporter 2-like, which yields MEVEAALKELGRYGRYQIYQLFLIEIVSLASAFGLVGLVFQGWIPEHHCKLSTVNQTVNQSIPYTTSEDGEIKLDQCRQFKSIIDNTTVVCQNGYSYQSQGYYTLTQQFSWVCESSHMNALMIAVHFGGFMAGSIVVPPWSDYFGRKKPLIVCSLLCAVTMFLPAIFINQTFFAIMRFFSGMFNLGAFLCGFVLACEWFPTDQRSFANAFHMISWTVGLILTGVCGYFFTDWRYMQIITGIVYSVPIIGIWFYDESVAWLVANSRSEEAIRILRKAAKFNQRSLSPAVISAIRKTTESTKQGVYSARDKIRLAFRNMVGCSKGNEDFNNETIGILKILKHPKLRLYTILESIIWSFTSLSYYGLTMSTTVMAGGRFANYFLGTAIELPSYIVMHFVLQYVGRRVFLISLYTLNGLALMVVTFCPNSVGETNLVPLIVTLNALGRCCCAVAFAVTYIHTSELYPTNFRNRAIGITSAFSRVGSMTAPFAAYLAQFISWLPGVILGCIGLVTALLLLPLPETRGVPMPQTISDIDRPKNKSTKHPTVDESLLNGTV from the exons ATGGAGGTGGAGGCCGCTCTGAAGGAGCTGGGACGATACGGCAGATATCAGATTTACCAATTGTTTCTGATCGAAATCGTCTCTTTAGCGTCGGCGTTCGGTTTGGTCGGTCTAGTATTTCAAG GTTGGATTCCGGAACATCATTGCAAACTGTCTACGGTGAATCAAACAGTGAACCAGTCGATACCGTATACAACTAGTGAGGATGGAGAAATTAAACTCGATCAGTGTCGacaattcaagtcaattatAGATAATACCACAGTCGTCTGTCAAAACGGTTACTCTTATCAGTCACAGGGTTACTATACTCTTACACAACAG TTTTCGTGGGTTTGCGAATCCAGTCACATGAATGCTCTGATGATAGCGGTACATTTCGGGGGCTTTATGGCCGGAAGTATAGTGGTGCCCCCTTGGTCGGATTATTTTGGAAGGAAGAAGCCGCTTATAGTCTGTTCGTTATTATGCGCCGTGACGATGTTCCTACCGGCTATTTTCATCAATCAAACATTCTTCGCGATCATGAGATTTTTTAGCGGGATGTTTAACCTG GGTGCATTTCTATGCGGTTTTGTTTTGGCGTGTGAATGGTTTCCGACTGATCAGCGTTCGTTTGCCAACGCATTTCACATGATCAGTTGGACAGTCGGACTGATCTTAACCGGAGTTTGCGGATACTTCTTCACCGACTGGAGATACATGCAAATCATAACCGGAATCGTCTATTCCGTCCCGATTATAGGAATCTG GTTTTACGATGAATCTGTGGCGTGGCTCGTCGCTAATTCTAGATCAGAAGAGGCGATCAGAATTTTGAGAAAGGCCGCGAAATTTAACCAACGTTCGCTTTCACCAGCCGTCATTTCTGCCATAAGAAAAACCACAGAATCCACTAAACAAG GCGTCTATTCGGCTAGGGACAAGATCAGATTGGCGTTTAGAAATATGGTTGGCTGTTCTAAGGGTAATGAAGATTTCAATAATGAAACGATTGGAATTCTCAAGATTCTCAAACATCCAAAACTGCGTCTATACACGATACTAGAATCTATCATATG gtcTTTTACGAGTTTATCGTATTACGGGTTAACAATGAGCACGACGGTTATGGCAGGAGGTCGATTTGCTAATTATTTCCTAGGCACAGCTATTGAATTACCGAGTTATATTGTGATGCACTTCGTGCTACAGTA TGTTGGAAGACGGGTTTTTCTTATATCACTTTACACTTTAAACGGGCTTGCGTTGATGGTCGTTACGTTCTGTCCAAACAGTGTCG gAGAGACGAACCTCGTTCCTTTGATCGTCACGTTGAATGCGTTGGGCCGGTGCTGCTGTGCCGTAGCGTTCGCTGTAACGTACATCCATACCAGCGAACTTTACCCGACTAACTTCAG aaaTCGTGCGATCGGAATCACATCGGCGTTTTCCCGAGTAGGTTCGATGACAGCACCATTCGCCGCTTATTTG GCTCAATTTATATCTTGGTTACCGGGCGTGATTCTCGGATGTATTGGACTGGTTACCGCTTTACTGTTGTTACCGTTACCGGAAACTAGAGGTGTACCGATGCCTCAAACTATCAGTGATATCGACCGTCCTAAAAACAAATCGACAAAACACCCGACTGTCGATGAATCTTTACTAAATGGAACCGTTTGA